Below is a window of Synchiropus splendidus isolate RoL2022-P1 chromosome 9, RoL_Sspl_1.0, whole genome shotgun sequence DNA.
ACTACTGGAAATTAAGATATATATACTgcaaatatatttaaacaaaacgTATAGTTAGTAGCGATAATTTTCTCATCAGAAACCTAGTTACACCTGACTGTATGAAAACCCCTTTTATAGGAGTTTTTTGGGTGGTGAAGGAAGAGATGCGCAATGTCGACATGTGTTATCGTTGTGTTACCATCTGAAGTTTCACTCAGCTGCCCCACCTGTTTTAGACAGTCACTGAAATGTGATTCAACGACGGCTCTCACAAGGCACTGCAGAAATGAGACGTTGAAGTCTAGTCGTGCAGAGCCCCTGGTTTGTTTAGAGAAGGGAGTCACTTGTCAACTATGAGATAAACAAGACTCGGCACAGACTGACAGAGCAGCGAGGAATTCATCAAGTAAAGATGGAAATTTGGGTTGACCCTTCTCTTCAGGAGCTTGAGGAGGTTTTACATTCAGCTCCCAGATCCTGTCGCCATGGAGATGAAGTGTGGCCGAACCTGTTCCTTGGCGACATGTAGGTGTTTTTCACGCTCATGCATGTGTGAAGGGTGTCATCACCGCATCCTGGCTTGTGTTTAAGGttcatgtcacatgacaagCTTGGACTGTGGCAGTTGGGCATCACGCATGTGCTCAACGCATCCCATGGCAAACTCTGCTGTAAAGGAAGTGATGACTTTTATGGTACGACAGTGAAGTACTTTGGAGTTCCAGCCAATGATCTCCCAACCTTTGACCTTTCGCTGTTCTTCTACCCTGCCGCTGACTTCATTCACCAGGCTCTCACCTCAGGAGGTAGCGAGTTGACCCTGTCAAATGTGTGAATAAACGATGTTACATTTGTGGTTCCCTCCAGGAAAGGTGTTGGTGCACTGTGCTGTCGGAGTGAGTCGCTCGGCCGCTTTGGTTCTGGCCTACCTGATGATCCATCATCACCTCTCGCTTCTTGCTGCTATTCACTGTGTTCAACACAAACGCTGGATCTTCCCAAACAGAGGGTTCCTGCGTCAGCTCATAAAGTTGAACCACGACCGTCAGACAGGAAGTTCAAATACAAAGCTTCCCAATGACGTTGAAATACAGCAATCCTAATCCTGCAGTATTGTAGTCACTGTACTAGATAACTCAATCCAAGCATCCTTCGGTATAAACTCAGTGGTAGCTGTCAGGTTGCCTATGTTAAGCATCTACTAACTGCGAGTACAAGCTTTTACAGGGTATTACGCACGACTGAAGCTTgtcaacataaaaataaaattttgagCTGAAGCATACATGACTTCTAAATAGCTAGTATTCAGTGTTTTATCTTTCTGCCTAgcatttgtggaaaaaaaacagtgaaacacagATCAAAGGTGTGGTGGCCATGTTGGAAAGTGGGCTGTGTAACTTAGCCATGCGAAGATCGAAATCCTGACATTAGTAtgaattgtgttttgtgtggtTTGCCAAAAGGTggtgataacaataatataatcaTTTATGTTCTATATACAGGAGACCACAGTGAAGTGAGTTTGACTTCTTTTATCTGTGCAGTCTGTTGACAACAGCTGTCTCTATGTTGCCACAAAGCCCAACACCGTCCTTTGTTACGCTGTCACACAACATTAGAATATATAGCTCTTACCATGAAACTAGATGGACGGAAAGGGAACCTTTCACTATGGTTTGAAAACCAAGTTAACGGCAAGTGAATGGGAAGCTATGACTCTGGCTTTTTTCTTTatgagggaagaaaaaagtgGAAAGGTTTGATGTAGCCACAGTTATCCCAAAAAAGTGTGTCTAGAGAGTGAAGGTTAAAAGTGTTGGTTATTGTCGTGGCAGACCATGGGTGTATCCACAGGCCCTTCAGAAGTCACTATCACATAACTTCCAAAGCTTGCCATCAACTCAATAAAACAACTCAACTTATCATTTTACCAGGTGAGTGTTTCACTTGAATCTCACTCGACATTAAATAACTATCTGGAGTCAAGCACAACACGGACGGCTAATTTTAGTGGCTGCCAGTTCTCAAATAACCAGCTGCTCATATCTGTCACTAAGCAGCAGAATCTGCCAGGGAGGGGACGGTTGCCACTGACGGCAGGAGTGGAGTAGTGCTGTGGTGTTTTTGGAGAGGAGTCCAAGGAGAATGACAGCGTTAAATCAGCTGAGGGACCTGGTCATTGTCAAGGAACTTGAGCGCATCCTGGATTCTTGCACCCTTGAGCTCACAGCCGTGGATGAAGTCTGCCCCAATCTCTACATAGGAAATGTGTAAGTAGCTCGATGATCTGAAAGGAAGTTTGAATGCCTGCAATttgtatgattttattttatatttttcttcagGGCCATTGCACAGAACAGAAAACGGCTGTGTGACTTGGGCATTACTCACATCCTGAATGCAGCTCATGCTAAACAGGGAAGCATCGGGGACCAGAACTTTTATGGGAACTCTTGTGTTTACTATGGCATTCCAGCTGAAGACTCGGAGCACTTTGACCTGAGCGAGCACTTTAAATCAGCGTCCGACTTCATACACGATGCTCTCACGAAAGAACAAGGTACAGTAAAAAAATGCACTCTGATATTACtgactccatcatcatcatcgtcgtcttcCTCTCACCCAGGGAAGGTTTTGGTGCACTGCATCATGGGAATGAGTCGATCCGCCTCCTTGGTTCTGGCATATCTGATGTTGCGGCAGCGACTTACGCTGACAGACGCGCTCAAGCTTTTGATCCAAAAAAGAGCCATCTACCCAAACAGGAACTTTCTGGTGCAACTTCATCGACTGGACGAACAGCTGAGAGTCCGGAGAAGGCTCTGTCCCATTTTATGAACTAATgatacatggaaaaaaaatccttaatGTCTCTCCCATTCATCTTTTACACTCCACCTGATGCTTTGTATGTATATAATAATCAATTTACTGTACTGTCTAAATAGCAGATGAATACATGATGACCAGATGCAGTTCTTAATTTTTGTTCATGTCAGATTTTGGTCCAATACTGTGTCATTCATGTAGCTAATGTCCGTAAAATAGtcaccatttcattttcttattgTTATTTGTTCCTAAAAAAATGATTGAAGGTTGATGTGGAgtagttttaaatgaaaaaaaaaaacactaaattgTGAGTTATAAGTATATTTTATGGTTAAAAGGTGCAGGAAGTTAGATGTGAAGTTGTCAATGAGAGTGACTACAAAGGACAAGATCTAACATGGGTAGATCAGAGGCACAGCTCATGTGAAGATGAAgaatgatggagatgaagatacCAGAAAAAGAAGACGACTGATGATGAGCTGATAAATTAGATCGAGAGGAATAGTCAGGATGATCATAGTGCTTCATGTTCTTTACTCATTTGAACtgacattttgattttttttacaagttgaAAGGTACAATTATTACAAATAACAGTGAtctataaaatattaatatagaACAGTTTATACACTTTCATtgacaaaaataacaaatattacagcagaaaaaaagcccATAAATACATATCTCCCTCAATATGCTTCATTATATATATGGGAGCTGAACTGTTGATGGTAGATATGTATTTCTCAGTGATTCACTGTGTCCAGACGGAGAGACAGTGGATATTTTTGGAGAGCACAGACGCTGCCGTTGTGTGTTGCATAACAGTCTCCTGTCATGAAAAGCGAGCAAACAGATGTTCCTGGGGACAATGCAATAACGCTTTCCCTGCTTCAGGCAGGAAGCCAAAATTGTATCGAACATTTCATGGAGAGGTGCAAATGTTTTCTGAGTCACATCAGCGTGTACAATTACGCCGATATAAATGGAAGCAAGCGGTGCCGAGTGGTGACGAGGAGGAGGGTTTTCTCGCTGCAAAACAGGGTGAGTTTTCACAAATATGCGCCTATATTTGTGGTGGTATTTTAGccgttgtgtttctgtttgctaGCATGTCCCTAAGGGATCCACCGTACGATCCTCCATCTGTCTCAGAGCTGCTGGAGTTTCTGCTGAGAGACAGACGCCCCACTGGACACGTCAATCAAGTCTGGCCTAACCTTTATATTGGAAATGAGTACGTTCATGCATCAGTGGTGCTCACCATCACACACTCATAGTTCAGTTTGCGTTTCAGGGTCGCCGCACGAGACAAGGCCACTCTTCACAGTATGAGAATCAGCCATATAGTAAATGCTGCTCATCGACCCACTGGCCACTGCCAAGCCACTGGTTTCTGTGTCAACACTGGACCTCGATTCTACCGAGACATGGCTGTCGACTATTACGGAGTCGAGGCTGATGATGCAATAGAGTTCATCCTGAGCCCGTTCTTCTATCCTACAGCTCGATACATCAGAGCCGCACTGGCCCAGGGAGGCAAGTCGTGATGCCGACAAGCAAAGTGACTTGCTTTGGCCGTCAACCTTGTTGTTTCTGTGCCAGGGAGAGTGTTAGTCCACTGCCTGATGGGAGTGAGCCGCTCTGCCACGCTGGTGCTGGCCTTCCTCATGATAGCTGAAGGTCTGAGGCTACAAGAGGCGGTGACTGCTGTCAGAGCGCACAGAGACATCTGCCCAAACCCCggcttcctgcagcagctccgcaGCCTGGACAAGACTCTGGAGAGAGAAAGGAGGCGTGGACTACTGTCCCATCCACAGTAAATGTTGGCAGGTCACTACACGCAGGAattgctttgtttatttcagtcatgCCGTAAACTCACAGTTCTATTAATCCCTGACGCGTTGTCTTACACGTCTTCATGTAAGCTTCCAGTGCAGTGACAAACACCTGTCGACACGTGCCAGGTTCTTCCAAAGACAATCGTAAACAACAGCCTCACCAGTTCCCGAGCCGCCGCCACTCTATTCCTGTCACAGCAGAGATGGTGGAGGAAGGTGTAGAgaaagcaaatgtgtgtgtcagtgtgactAAAAATAAAGAGTTAAAGTCAGAACCGGTGGGAGCATTtctgtacacaaacacacatgctcatTGAGAAGGCTGCACAGCTGAGGGAGTCTTGACTGAGAGAGGTCAGTATTATCTCTTCTTATTGCTGTTCGAAGCTCACATTTTATAAAACTGTCACAGATAATGGAAACAATTAAAAGCCTGGAACATGCTTTGAAGTTGTATATAAGGAACACAGACTGTGAAACTTTACCAAATGAATTATTTGAACTATAATCTAATTCCCATTAGCAGGTGACTGAGTGCAGTATGATCTATACATAACCGAGAAATGACTTTGATCTGTGCAGTCAAGTTTGCATCTTGTATTTATGTTTCACCTGATCTTTATATAGTAACTTTTGTTAGAACCACATAAATGGGCTGACTAAAAAAATGATTAGATGTTGGAAGCGTTCAACGGTTTCATCAGATTTTAacgtttcaatgtttttttttttcattcattaaaatggtTGGCTGCTGCACCTATTCGGCTCTCCTTTGTATTGAAGGAGCTACACCCACCCGCTGTCCGATTGAGGTCATTGCAGTAGATAAATAACAGTCAAGAAATATCTGGAAAAAGTTTACCGTGGTGTAGTGTtgtgtaaaatgaaataaaatgacagaCACTAAgcgtaaaaaaagaaagtcaatgAGGATCAGCCCCTCAATGTCAGTGATCGTGGTTCTCTTTCGGAAAAGGGTGAAAATCTTGGAAGAGTGGAGTGTGTGGTTGCTAGGATGGCTCCTATTATAAACAAGGTTTTCAATCGCGAGGAAGTCCCGAGGCAAGAACACCTCAGTGAGACCAGGAAATCTGGGTCTTGTATTTGGTTGTTGCCCAGGCAAGCTGGCTTGTAGAAAAATGATGAGTGAACCTTGCTAGTTCAAACTAGTTTCAGTGTTCTGACCCCTGCCAAAGACGTAGCTAGCTGTACTTGACCAGTGTGGTCTTCTTTCCGACAGCTGTGAACCATGTCGGTCTGCATGGTGAAATCCAGGGGCAGGAACCCGTACGCAGCAGTGCGGGTAGATCCCGACAGTGACTACATCACACCAGGAACTCTGGACTTGGAGCAGCTCTTCTGGACGGGCACAGCTGTTCAGTTCACACATGTCAATCAAGTGTGGCCCAGCATATACATCGgggatgagtgagtgagtgagatcCTGTCTCAACATGACAGTCAGTGTCTAACCACGTGTGATTGGAACAGGAAGACGGCTCTGGAGCGGCCCGGCCTGAGGGAACTGGGTATCACACACGTCCTGAACGCGGCTGAAGGGAAGTGGAACAATGTCCTGACGGGACCCGATTACTACTGTGACTTGAACATCCAGTACTTTGGCGTTGAAGCAGATGATAAACCCACTTTCAACATCTCCCAGTTCTTCAGTTCCGCAGCCCATTTCATCCACGAGGCCTTGAGTCTCCCAGAGAGTGAGTGACCgagtttaaaaacaatttcGCTCTCTGTCTAGGAAATAACTCTCTCTTATTTATCCAGACAAAATACTGGTGCATTGTGTGATGGGCCGCAGCAGGTCGGCGACCCTGGTGCTGGCCTACCTGATGATGAAACACAACCTAACTGTGGTGGATGCTATCGAGCATGTGCGACAACGACGGTGCATCCTGCCCAATCATGGTTTCCTGAAACAACTCAGATCTCTTGACATCTCACTGCAGGAGGAGAGACTGCAGCTAAGGCTTCAGCTAAAAGACCAACAAGcttgaaattaataaatgacCTTTTTTTGTAATGCGATTATGTTTTCTGTGTCCACAcgtgatttaaaaacacacattaataTCCCAGAAATCGGATTTGATGTTGCACAGCTCTCCACATTTAGCTCCCACCTTCAGCTATGGTCAGGAATACAGCGGCTAAAATTGGACACCTTAGACAGCTGACTGTCATCTGTTGAAGACTCAGAGCAGAACAGCTGTGGGCATAACCTTATCATAGCACATAGATGGAATTGGAAGTGACCACAAAATATCTGTTTAAGAAAGGTTATGTCATTGGTTTGGAAATGTGTGTGATGACCGGCCAACATTTCAACCTCTCAATCATTTATTGTCAAACAACTGACAGGCGACACATGTTGGACGGCTGACATTTATACAGTGACCATCAGACAATCTTAAAACTCCTGGAAGGAAAATGATGGGCTACAAACTGGCCTGCTCAAAGTTAGATGAATAAACATGATTACTGCACAGAAAGATGCAGAATATTGGCAGTGATTTATCACTTCATTAAATAATGTCATCAAACATGATGGCTGAGACACAGATCAATTCAGCTGCACCTTAAGAGAcattaaatgaaaagcaaatcctaggttccaaaacaaaaacaagagttTCATTTGCTAAACAGGCACGTGTACTGAGGCACAAAAAAGTGCCCAAAAATGGACAGTTAAATTTCTTGGAACACTGCAGTCGTCAGGAATCAGAGGTCACAGTCAGGTTTTTTGGAGCTGGAAGAACCCCTCATACAAAGTTGGGCTTTTCTGGGAATGTGCAACCTGCTCGTCTGATGATGACGTTGGCAGAGTAGTGAGCGGCCTTCACACATTGCGCAAGAGGTTTCTCCCGGACCAGCTCAGAAAGAAAGCCTGTGTCATGGAGGAGAAGTGTTACACTGAACATCACAACTGACTTAAAGATGCAGATACAGAAGATTTTGATCTCACCTCCTACAAAGGCATCACCAGCACCGTTTGTGTCCACTATGTCTTTTGGGTCAATCTTGAGCACAGGGAAGGTCTCCACTTTATCACCTGAGCGCGGAAAAGATTATTAACTCAACAATGGAtatggctatatatatatatatatatatatatatatatatatatatatatatatatggataaaGAAATGTATAGAAAGCTGCACTTAACTAAATTTAAAAAGTAACATTTTACTGACTGAggtattcaaatgaaaatggcagtcattttattttaaaagcccATCGATGACTTGTTCACGTCATTTTATTGATAAAGTGACCATTGCAATCTCAGAGATGGAATTCGACAaacatagcaaaaaaaaaaaaatatttaatcgCATAACAAGAGATTtttgggtggaaaaaaaaacattgttatgTGACCAATTAACTGTCATAATGGAAACAACTTTATTCATTTAGGTGAAGATATATAAAGAAAAATCACAAAGAACGAGAGACATTAATTTAGTCAACTattacgttgttttttttttttttaattaaactcAAAGTTCATTCAGGGGAATATAacattattatcaaaaaaaAGTCCATCTGAATTTAAATGTTATCAGAAAGGAACCAAAAATCTTTAGCTTAATGAAAAATCGATCAACATATCAGATTTTTAGTTGCTGGCTGATGacgaaaacatgaatgaatacatcaaatatggagtgaaaacaaaatgctgcGGAATGAACCTACCAGACATCAAGACAGTGTCATCCTTTCCTTGCGTCAGCACAACAATCCTCTGCCGCTTTGTGTTGACTTTGGGCAAAGCTTGTGCTTTTTTGGCAATTTCCTTTATGTCCTCAGTCTACAGTCCCCCAAAAAGAAATATGATTAATTGAAatctgagtgaatgaatgtttatttcaatccactGATACATTACAAACACTATAAAAGTGTGTACGCTAATACATAAACATGTTAGCATGTGCTAAAAGCATTAAAAACATGCTAGCTTAAATGTTTTGTTCTCACCTCGAAGTCTTGCTCTTTGGCGAAAGTGGCTGCTTCCTgaagtaaaattatttttaaatatcaatCATCAACAACTCAGCTGTCAAGAACATCTCCTGAGGTTATGCTAGTTTACCGTCTCATTGCCGAAAAGGACGTCGACGTACGGCATGACCTGCATGAGGTTGCCCTTGAAGAACTGGCTGATGAAGGGTGCTGACAGGTTCAAGCAAAAGATCTTGTTGTTGTCCGAGGCGTGCTTGGCTACTTTCAGTATCGACTCCAGCGAGACGGTCAGGAAGAACCCCTGGATGGCAAAGTTTGGCTCAGTCAACAAAGTCACCCAGGAGCAGAGCAATGTGACCGCTCACCACTCACAGCTATGTAGTAAACTTTGGCCTTCTCCACCAGAGCCCAGTTCTCTTCCAGGTCAAGATGCTTTTCCTTCTTATAGCAGTTAGCAGCGGCGAGGTTTGCGACCAGTGACCTGAGACAACGAAAAAATGAGCATGCGATTGCTCACGTCGCAAACATGGAGCTTCTCACCTGTTATCTCCAGTTATACAAGCAGCACAAGTGCCAGTGGGTTCCTCATCCTGCTCGTAGTAATGGGCGTCGATGTGAGCCTCCTCGGCTTTCTTCTTCAGAATCTCTCCGAACTTGTCTTTACCGATGCAGCCGAAGAAGGTGCCAACGTTGTGGGGCTCCTGGATCATCCACTGCAGACCAATGAGACATTTCAGCTTTGGAGCTGTGGAAACGCGAGGCAGGTAAGCATGACTGACCTGAGCAATCTTGATGGAGTTCTGCGTTGCTCCTCCAGCGTGATACTCCACCTTGAACTTTTTGATGAGCTCCTCGAACCTGCAACAAAAGACCAAGTCAAAGAAGAGGACAGGAAGCCAACCGGGTCGCAGGGGAGGCAGTTCAAGTCGAGACTAGATTTTCCTCTACCCGGAAAGCCTGCTGCAAGTGTCATGAGAGCTATGCAACATTCTCAGTCCCTGAACACCACTCAACTCCAAATTTCTCTCCAAGGGCCGATgaagaataaaaatacaaaccacAAACTGCTCCACAAACATGGACAAACCGACATCATCCCTGGTGGATATTTCAGTAATTGGGCCTCCCAATTCTGAAGACACTCCCTTTGAAACtaatgtttttgtattgttttattgctgtttctattgttttttgCATCGGCCAATTTTTAAGTGTATTATTGTGTGTTATAGTGGCGATACAGAGCCGAAAGACACCGACTTCAGAAACTCCACAGAGCTGGAGGGCTGATTTTACGGCTCACGACCATCTGAAAATTCAATTGAAAGATTTCAAAACCCTTAGAAAACCTGGTCTTGCGTTTAAGAACTGCAGATTTAATGATCTGCTGCACAACTTCATTAAATAAATGGACTTAAACAGCAGGACTGGAGGCTGAGCTGATTACTTCAA
It encodes the following:
- the LOC128764646 gene encoding dual specificity phosphatase 29-like, whose product is MSVCMVKSRGRNPYAAVRVDPDSDYITPGTLDLEQLFWTGTAVQFTHVNQVWPSIYIGDEKTALERPGLRELGITHVLNAAEGKWNNVLTGPDYYCDLNIQYFGVEADDKPTFNISQFFSSAAHFIHEALSLPENKILVHCVMGRSRSATLVLAYLMMKHNLTVVDAIEHVRQRRCILPNHGFLKQLRSLDISLQEERLQLRLQLKDQQA
- the LOC128764644 gene encoding adenosine kinase-like, which translates into the protein MASEEPQAKKVKLSEEDKPASATKTSPVKLSPNTLFGMGNPLLDISAVVDKDFLDKYGLKPNDQILAEDKHKALFEELIKKFKVEYHAGGATQNSIKIAQWMIQEPHNVGTFFGCIGKDKFGEILKKKAEEAHIDAHYYEQDEEPTGTCAACITGDNRSLVANLAAANCYKKEKHLDLEENWALVEKAKVYYIAGFFLTVSLESILKVAKHASDNNKIFCLNLSAPFISQFFKGNLMQVMPYVDVLFGNETEAATFAKEQDFETEDIKEIAKKAQALPKVNTKRQRIVVLTQGKDDTVLMSGDKVETFPVLKIDPKDIVDTNGAGDAFVGGFLSELVREKPLAQCVKAAHYSANVIIRRAGCTFPEKPNFV
- the LOC128764647 gene encoding dual specificity protein phosphatase 13-like isoform X1 translates to MEIWVDPSLQELEEVLHSAPRSCRHGDEVWPNLFLGDMFMSHDKLGLWQLGITHVLNASHGKLCCKGSDDFYGTTVKYFGVPANDLPTFDLSLFFYPAADFIHQALTSGGKVLVHCAVGVSRSAALVLAYLMIHHHLSLLAAIHCVQHKRWIFPNRGFLRQLIKLNHDRQTGSSNTKLPNDVEIQQS
- the LOC128764645 gene encoding dual specificity protein phosphatase 13-like isoform X2 — encoded protein: MGAELLMVDMYFSVIHCVQTERQWIFLESTDAAVVCCITVSCHEKRANRCSWGQCNNAFPASGRKPKLYRTFHGEVQMFSESHQRVQLRRYKWKQAVPSGDEEEGFLAAKQGEFSQICAYICGGILAVVFLFASMSLRDPPYDPPSVSELLEFLLRDRRPTGHVNQVWPNLYIGNEVAARDKATLHSMRISHIVNAAHRPTGHCQATGFCVNTGPRFYRDMAVDYYGVEADDAIEFILSPFFYPTARYIRAALAQGGKVLVHCLMGVSRSATLVLAFLMIAEGLRLQEAVTAVRAHRDICPNPGFLQQLRSLDKTLERERRRGLLSHPQ
- the LOC128764647 gene encoding dual specificity protein phosphatase 5-like isoform X4; translation: MKTYRSLRRFYIQLPDPVAMEMKCGRTCSLATCSCHMTSLDCGSWASRMCSTHPMANSAVKEVMTFMALTSGGKVLVHCAVGVSRSAALVLAYLMIHHHLSLLAAIHCVQHKRWIFPNRGFLRQLIKLNHDRQTGSSNTKLPNDVEIQQS
- the LOC128764645 gene encoding dual specificity protein phosphatase 13-like isoform X1; amino-acid sequence: MGAELLMVDMYFSVIHCVQTERQWIFLESTDAAVVCCITVSCHEKRANRCSWGQCNNAFPASGRKPKLYRTFHGEVQMFSESHQRVQLRRYKWKQAVPSGDEEEGFLAAKQGEFSQICAYICGGILAVVFLFASMSLRDPPYDPPSVSELLEFLLRDRRPTGHVNQVWPNLYIGNDLRFRVAARDKATLHSMRISHIVNAAHRPTGHCQATGFCVNTGPRFYRDMAVDYYGVEADDAIEFILSPFFYPTARYIRAALAQGGKVLVHCLMGVSRSATLVLAFLMIAEGLRLQEAVTAVRAHRDICPNPGFLQQLRSLDKTLERERRRGLLSHPQ
- the LOC128764647 gene encoding dual specificity protein phosphatase 13-like isoform X2 translates to MTRRSRFMSHDKLGLWQLGITHVLNASHGKLCCKGSDDFYGTTVKYFGVPANDLPTFDLSLFFYPAADFIHQALTSGGKVLVHCAVGVSRSAALVLAYLMIHHHLSLLAAIHCVQHKRWIFPNRGFLRQLIKLNHDRQTGSSNTKLPNDVEIQQS
- the LOC128764647 gene encoding dual specificity protein phosphatase 5-like isoform X3, with the protein product MTRRSRSLRRFYIQLPDPVAMEMKCGRTCSLATCSCHMTSLDCGSWASRMCSTHPMANSAVKEVMTFMALTSGGKVLVHCAVGVSRSAALVLAYLMIHHHLSLLAAIHCVQHKRWIFPNRGFLRQLIKLNHDRQTGSSNTKLPNDVEIQQS
- the LOC128764648 gene encoding dual specificity protein phosphatase 13-like; amino-acid sequence: MTALNQLRDLVIVKELERILDSCTLELTAVDEVCPNLYIGNVAIAQNRKRLCDLGITHILNAAHAKQGSIGDQNFYGNSCVYYGIPAEDSEHFDLSEHFKSASDFIHDALTKEQGKVLVHCIMGMSRSASLVLAYLMLRQRLTLTDALKLLIQKRAIYPNRNFLVQLHRLDEQLRVRRRLCPIL